In Candidatus Kerfeldbacteria bacterium, a single genomic region encodes these proteins:
- a CDS encoding RNA polymerase sigma factor RpoD/SigA, with product MDDLLREWHHVRGLSLSAIALIWTSVLGNDIALSWLEYLAERYGVAVRAHDNALVETTIAAGAAIASADSAEPFSGIGGGIIAQRIVNLWQYNRSWSRVLSRLFQQDNRVTLSWLQSFVVQHGAAFVNLVKASDLRLLFANDGSVVIEALPQEVSEPAQLAVRQKRKRTTRSSAQLARSSDRPKSDRTPGLRDEDRSLVVYFREVGKTHLIDTAEEVRLAQRIRKGDQCAYEKLVNANLRFVTSVAKQYQNQGVSLGDLINEGNIGLMKAAKRFDETRGFKFISYAVWWIRQAILQALAENSRIVRLPLNRSGKLYKIRKTSDRLTQVLGREPTPDEIAIELALSEDEVDYTMSIADTHLSLDMPLSDELGSDNLIDRIEDTSSVSADHSFMTKSLRAEIEKALDTLTARQADVVTLYFGLNHEHPMTLEEIGAQFSLTRERVRQIKELAIRRLRHASRSRSLRSYLDTFEQGGNH from the coding sequence ATGGACGACCTCTTGCGCGAGTGGCACCACGTCCGCGGACTGTCTTTGTCGGCGATTGCGCTGATTTGGACATCAGTATTGGGCAATGACATTGCCCTGTCCTGGCTCGAATACCTGGCGGAACGGTATGGCGTCGCGGTCAGAGCACATGACAATGCGCTGGTTGAGACGACCATAGCGGCCGGGGCAGCCATTGCCTCGGCAGATTCAGCCGAACCCTTCAGTGGGATCGGCGGCGGCATTATTGCCCAACGCATCGTGAATCTTTGGCAATATAATCGTAGTTGGTCGCGTGTTTTGAGTCGGCTGTTCCAGCAGGACAATCGCGTCACACTTTCGTGGCTGCAATCGTTCGTGGTTCAGCACGGAGCGGCGTTTGTTAATTTGGTAAAGGCGAGCGATCTTCGTTTGCTCTTTGCAAATGACGGTTCGGTCGTTATCGAAGCGCTTCCTCAGGAAGTGTCCGAGCCGGCTCAACTAGCCGTCCGCCAAAAACGCAAACGCACCACGCGCTCATCAGCTCAACTGGCTCGATCGTCTGATCGCCCCAAAAGCGATCGGACACCTGGCCTCAGGGACGAGGATCGATCGCTTGTTGTATATTTCCGAGAAGTTGGAAAAACGCATTTGATTGATACTGCTGAAGAGGTTCGTCTGGCGCAGCGTATCCGGAAGGGTGACCAGTGCGCGTATGAAAAATTGGTTAATGCCAATTTGCGCTTTGTTACTTCGGTGGCAAAGCAATACCAAAATCAGGGCGTATCCCTCGGCGATTTGATCAATGAGGGGAACATCGGCCTGATGAAGGCAGCTAAGCGATTTGACGAAACACGGGGATTTAAGTTTATCTCTTATGCGGTCTGGTGGATCCGCCAAGCAATCCTTCAGGCTCTGGCAGAGAATTCCCGCATCGTCCGACTGCCCCTGAATCGGTCGGGTAAGCTCTATAAGATACGGAAGACGAGCGATCGTCTCACTCAAGTCTTAGGACGCGAACCAACCCCTGATGAAATCGCTATTGAACTCGCCTTAAGCGAGGATGAGGTAGACTATACCATGTCGATTGCAGACACTCATCTTTCGCTTGATATGCCGCTTTCCGATGAACTTGGTAGTGATAATCTGATTGATCGGATCGAGGACACGTCAAGCGTGTCCGCTGATCATTCATTTATGACCAAGTCGTTGCGTGCCGAAATCGAAAAGGCGCTGGATACCTTAACTGCCCGACAGGCAGACGTGGTGACTCTGTATTTTGGGCTCAATCATGAACATCCGATGACTTTGGAGGAAATCGGAGCTCAATTTTCCCTGACTCGAGAGCGAGTCAGGCAGATCAAAGAACTGGCGATTCGAAGGCTGCGTCACGCCAGCCGTTCCCGGTCGCTCCGATCGTATCTCGATACATTTGAACAAGGAGGAAATCATTAA